Below is a window of Gopherus evgoodei ecotype Sinaloan lineage chromosome 21, rGopEvg1_v1.p, whole genome shotgun sequence DNA.
TCAACAACTTCACACCCACATGTACTTCTTACTCTGGAACTtatcctgcttggagacctgctacagctCCACCATCCTGCTCAGGATGCtgcccagtctcctgactgggctCAGAACTATTTCTTTTCAGGGCTGCATTGTACAAACGTATTTCTTTGATTGTCTGGGAACTACAGAATCTTTCCTCCCAGCAGCTATGTCATATGATTGGTATTTAGCAATATGTAAACCCCTGCACTATGCAAATCTTATGAATAGCAGGTTCTGTCTCCTGCTAGAAGCTGACTTTTGGATAAGTGCATTTCTGTCTATTAGTATAATAGTATTGTTGGTGTAGGAAGAGCACCTCCTGAGCGATGTTAGTTATGCAGACAGAAGTTCTCATCTGTCCACATAGCTATGTCTTACCAAAGGCTTTGTTGGCATAGCAATATTATTTGGGTGTGTGGTTAAGTATAGAGCAAGGATTTGATCACATGATCAGTCTGATTTTGGAAAGGGTCACCTAACAAAGGGGATGGGAGGTTAGAGAGTCTGTCACCAGTTATTTGAAAAAAGACTGGAAACACACTAACTCCAGGGGTCAGAGATAGAGACTCCATGATTCAGGGAAGGAGCCGTGAGCTGTAGGAATGGGAATCCTGGGCACACTATGGCCCAAGCTCTATGAATGTCCCAgatggctgagggaactgagggagGTTTTCTATTGCCCTGTCCAGATCACTGTATTTCTCATGTGATCTTGTGTTTAGAGATCTTTGCAAAGCCTGTGAATCTGTTTGCTGCACCTGTCACCTCCCCTGGAGAAGTGAACCATAAACTCAGAGCACCTACATGCGTCCATCTCTGGGATGGAGTGTGCTTGACATACTAGGGCATCTGGGGCACCAGCACAGGTACTGGAGCCTAAGGCAACTGGGCCATGTCATTCCATTTCCATGAAGGGTTAGAAAGAAGAAATTatgctgcagcctgctgagaTCCATGAAAGCTTAATACACACACGTCTGCAGTAGTGGTGTAGGGGtaggattttatatttgtattaaagGCCATAGTTTATCTTGCCAGCCACCCTttctgaatagcagaaaggactGACCCTCTGGGAAACAGGTAGCAACGGATCTGACAGACGGCCAGCGTCTGTATTGATGTTAAGGCAGGGACGGACCAGATTGATTATCGTCACcctttgttttaggataagttgtATTATAGAAGATGGGGTCttgtttcctatatgtattataAACTTCCTTCTaatcatttctttgttttaaggtttagtgAGTAAAAGGCAGGATCatgtattgtgtctatgttaattaGATTAGAGGAATGCTGAAGGCCCGAGCCACAGTGTGAACTGTTTTGATTACAAGATTTAATGAGGTTTAATTTCTACTGCCTTTCTTGCTCAATATAAAACACTGCTGTTTGTATAAGGTCTCTGTAAaagactgtttgtgtgaatgaggagttCATGATTCAGGAAAAGATAAGATGTTATGCCAGAGAACCATGCCTGTGGCTGTTttactgccagaggggcagcaccccagaaaAAGGAGCACCGGAATcctgggagagacatgggggccagcGGTAAGGTGGATCaacggcctgcagagggcactctggaaaCTGGGTGAACTATTTCCGACAGAGactagcaggaggtgccgcaggggtgagtcccacttCGCTTACACTCTAATATCTTGCATCTTATAATGATGAGCTAGAGCCAAAGTCTTTGTAGTTAACAAAAAAGACTCTCAagacatgtctacactggcaacgttaaagcgctgccgtggcagcactgcCACGACAACACTTTAACATGGCCTTGTAGTcacagcaccagcactgggagagagctatcTCAGCGCTGTAAAAAACTCACCTCCACGAGGGTaatagctaccagcactgggagcctggCTTTCAGCACTGTTACACTGTCTACACTGTCATGTTACAGCATTGAAACTttctgtgctcaggggtgtgttttttcacacctcaagcaagaaagttgcagcactgtaaagtgccagtgtagataagTCCTCTGTCATTGACTACAAGGGGTTTTGTGTAAGGACACATATGGGACAGAGGCAACAGGTATTTTCTCCGCATTTGATATGGGCTAGGATCTTTGTCTTCCCTGCCCACTCTCAAAACAAACACTCACAGATTACATTCACGTTTTACAATACAGCAATCCACCTTTCCCATCCCACATACACAGAATATTTCCTCACACTCTGGGAGAGAGAGCCTCTCGCTGTTTCAGCAAGGACCAGAAGGATAAGAGATAATTACGTCATCAAGCATCTAagtagagattttcaaaggagcataGAATGGTTAGCTGCCCAACTCCCTTTGATATTCAGAtgcagttgggtgcctaactcccttagattTCTTAAAAAATCACAGCCAGTGTCAAAAAGGAGATTTGAACTATTTTTCATGTGGCAGCTTTAGGGTCTACTAGGCCTGTGTTTGGAATTCCAGGTCCAGAGATCAAAATGACCCTGGAACTTTAGCCAAGAATTTTTTAACTTGGGAGTATTCAATTTTCTTATTACTATGAAATAGAATTGACATTGGTTCCTTTTTTGCTATTATTCTAGCAGACCTATTCATCAAATACATCAGGTGAACAGAGATTTCCATTGAGATCAGAAGTTCTATCTGTATTAATTTTCTTTGAAATGACATTCCCTATTTTTTTAGTGCTTTGTCTTTTGGGTCAACAGTTCTGCTGTCTGTTATTTTCCCTTTGGAATCGGTTGTTTTCCATGACTTCCCCATTGAGGTTAGTCATAGGACTGTTCTTGTAccattgtttttcctttccaaaaACAAAGATTAACTTTTCTCTAGGCAATAATTTCAAATTCCCACCAGCAGAAGTATCAAGGGAGATTACATCATCTCATACGAACAAGAAATTACCGACCAGGAGAGACCATAGTTTCTGTGACAGGAAATATCAACAAAATACACCTAGAAGCGCCGTAGGACCCTGACATTGAGATAGGAACCCAAAGTTCAGGTTACTGAGATAATGTGAGACTATCAATAGCAGATGAGTGGACAATGTAGTGCAAAAACTGTAAACTTATCTCAGGAAATCTGAAGAAAGGGGTAAGGTGCAATAGATCATCAGTATGAAAGGTAAATCAACAcagtaaaaatgaaataatttgatttagaaaaaaagaaatgcCTACTCAGGCATCCACCATGTCAGAAACATTATAACTGTATGTTCAGTCCAGGAGGGAAAGTAAATAAACTGTGATGGGGTGACACTGCACACTATATTCTTCATAATGATAGTATTATGTTATGATTAgagcataattatgatgtattttgtgcaagacgggtcatgtaaggtgtcattggaaaagttgtgATTTGcttaatatgattatcctatttctatgcatgtgtcatttttatatatgaagttatgaatatggactatgtatctgtatttcaaatgtagttacaccttgGTAATTTCCACTaggcaagatgctttcagtctacaTGCCTGGtagggaagggcctattcagggtaatgagccattagggaaaacaatagactttaggagaagcttatcccccACCTGATAAGCCTTCCTGAGAGCACTCCAGAGAGCCTGTTAGTAATTgttgctatgactctacaagggcaggcgaccagaccacatgactctgaactccatcttgggatgtcggTACTTTTCCACTCATTGATCCAGGCatcaagttttgaaacaaaaggtTCCCGCCCTATGCTAAGGCTATAAAAGGCAGGGAGTGATATCACCAGTTCTTCACTCATCTCACAAGAGGACTCCTGGAAAAAcctaagaaacaaacaaacactgaaGTGGGGGAAGTGCTTGAACCAGGCTAGAGGGAttttagcctgtgtatggagACCTGAGAAATCTTAACTGCAAAGCAAATGCAGCCTGTGCTTTGAGAATCTGCAAGACCGCtggtatcatcagtcagggttaGCAACTGCTCATTCATAGTCAATCTAACCACTGTGTTattcttaatttgtgtttttgtttatttgctggtaatctgctttgatctgtttcctatcccttatagtcacttaaaatcggTGTTTTGTTCTTAAACTTGTTTGTAGTTTAACATAAAGCAGTGTGCCTTTAAGTGAAATATCttgggaaaaatctcagcttgttTAGCATGTGTGTGCATATTCCTCTTCATactgagggagagggggaaactgagtaaCAAAGTCCTACTGGTCAGTGTTTTGAGCAGGCCAGGGTGGTACAGCTGTGGGGTCCTAGCCTGGGGATTTTGTGGCTTCCGTACTGTTGGctcatgcagtggctggtcagagagcctgcatacaaatgcagctgggtgtgtccctacctgtgtaaAAGCTGGAGGAAGTGTAGGACCAGGAGTAGGTTTGCAAAttgccacagcagcacagtgtcagagggagcccagactggagggtcagagggctcagtggaacTACAGTTCCATGTAGCACCCCAGGGGTAAGCCATCAAAAATGGGTTATAGCAAAGCAAGCTTAAGAAAGAGCAGTGAATAGCTCTCAGATTTAGagcatgagaatggccatactgcggcagaccaaagttccatctagcccattatcttgtcttttgacagtggccaatgcaaggtgcttcagagggaataaatggaagaggtaatcagcaagtgatccatcccctgtcacccattcccttTTTCCTGTACCATATAATTACTGGTTATTTAGTCTTTTGACTATATTTTATAGTGAACCACAGTGAGTGAAGCAATTTACTATTCAATTCGGCAGCACTAAGATACAATAACTATATTGCAATCAATACAAAGAGAGAATGGTATCTGTAGGCCTGATTTGTTCACGTCATCAGGTCAATACTTCCCCACGAGTCAACTTCCCATCACCGACCAGCCCCTACTCTATGAGTTGTCATTCTGTTAGTAGATACAATCTAGGGGCCAAACCATTCTTTATCTCACTATGGCTCACATGCTCCAACATCTTGCAGCTTGTATTAAAACCATGAGCCAGATCCAAAGCTCTTTCTAGATAAGGGAAAGATTCTCAGTCATTGAGTACAAGAGGTTTTGTGTCAGGCCCCTTACAGGGAAAAGGCAGAGATATTTTCCTCATGTCTGATATGGGCTAGGATCcctgtctcccctgcccattcaAAATAAACTCTTGCAGACTATATTCGCATTTTACAATAGAACAATCCACCTCCACCTTTCCCATCCCATATGCACAGCATATTCCCGCACATCAatgttccctttaattttttcTATCCATGTGCAgagtgaattttgttatgtgcaccaataaaGAGGTGATGTGTGCCACCtgtaaaaactaaaacaaaaatgtagatatatatttttgaaaagttaCCAGAGGGATAATTACTCCATCCAGGACAGGTTAAGCATTTTAATACtaactactcaaagaattaaatgtaagtgtaagagagaaataaaattatacaatgcatagaccagtcataAAACTGCAATAACACAACAACACAAATATGTGTTTAGAGGTAAGTGTAtaagagacagtgtgtgtgtgcatgtgtgtgtgtgagagagagaaagacagtgagtgtatgtgtgagagacacagagaatgtgtgtgtgtgtgtgtcagtgtatttatgtgtgtgtgaaacagactgtgtgtgtgtgagacagtgtgtatgtgtgacagacacagtgtgtgtgtgagagagagaaaaagagagagactgtgtgtgtcagagacagaatgtctgtgtgtgtgtcagagacacagagacagtgtgtgtctgtgtgtgagtgagcaagagacacagagacagtgtgtgtgtgtgtgtgagtgggcaagagacacagagacagagtgtgagtgtgctggctgctggggaagcctATGGGAGACtatgttttgtctttttaagGCACTCCCACCAGAAAGCTGAGACTGAAGCAGCTACCAGAAGCTCTCTGCTCCTGAGCCCTTGTCCCCACTCTCCTGCTCTCTGGAGATGGAGTACATGGGCAGGGAGGAGTGGAGGAGAGGGACATCCTGACATCAGcatcccccccccgccctccctgctctgcacaggAAGCAGCAGGGTCCCAGGAGCCACTTGCAAGGGGCTCCAAGGCAAAGAGCAGGagcactgcagctgcagagcAGTGGGTGGATGGCTACCTGAACACATGCCACCCTGGGAGGCTCTGCTACTCAGTGCATGGCGCTTGACTCACTCCTGTGCAGTTGCACAgccacacagcttagagggaacgcTTTATCTTTCCTCTGTGCAATCCTTTCAAATACCCACTAGCAGAACTATCAAGGGAGATTACATCACCTCATAAGAATGAGAAATTACCAACCAGGAGAGACATTAATTTCTATGAAAGGGAATAACAACAAAATACACCAAGGAGCACTGTAAGATCCAGTAATTACTGAGATAATTGAAGATTATCAAGAGTAGAAGAAATTAGAAAATGTAGTGCGAAGACTATAATCTTATCTCAAAAAATGTGAAGGAAGGGTTATGTTTAGGGGGAAGCTGGCAATAGACTGTCAGTGTGAAACGTAAAGCATTCTgtctatatatatcttcctttttttctccagtttttcatttttctccaGGCTCTCCCTTCTGGATAAAAATGACTCTCTTATTTGTCCCTTAATGagttttcatttttatctaaCTTTCATTTCTTTATATGCTGTTGGATTCCGATCTCAGTTGCACTTGCATACATTCGCATGAAGCTGATGCAATTTACCCTGGTGCACCTGAGATCAGGAAACAGCCCGTGGTCTGTGTTTAGGGTTTGTTTATGTCATTATCTGTTTCTCAGCTGCATCTTATCAAATAGTGCAAATTTTAATTTGAATCTGCTAGGATAGAAGATAGCAGGCTAGACCTTCATACAAACCACAGCCTCATTAGTGTTTCAGTATTTGTCTTATGGGGGATATCTATACTGCATCTGGACGGTGTAATTCCCTGTTCTTGTAAACCCACCACACACAATCTTTGATTGAGTtattgtgctaaaaatagcagtgtagcctcGACAGCACAGACTAGCTGCCAGAGCCTAATCCCATCTGAGTTCCTAGGTACGTACACAGGTGGCCTTCCCAAATGGCTGCGTGTGCTGCTGTTTTCTCActgcttattttattttgctaGTTTGATCAAAGCTAGTGCATGTACATCTACCCAAGCTgagaattacacctcccagctgcaggggagacATACTAGTGGTAGAACTCTAAATGTCTTTCATTTCTAGTCTATTGATTTTTTGTTATGTCTTCTAGATTTGTTGATGTGACACTGATATGATAAAGATACTTCAAAATCCCAGCCGAAAAGTATTTAAACTTGAAGAGAGCTGAAGGGAGTTAGATGGGACATTTCCATAATTCAGTAGAGTTCCATGCTCTTGTTTCACCTATTTTGGAAGCTCAACCTCTTAAGGATAGGAGTCTTCCTCTGTTTTTTTGGCAACTTCATTTTTCCAGTGGAGAGATGCAGTGGTACGAGGTTACCCGCTCCAGGTTTCTGCCAGTATAACCAACAGCACAGCCTGACTCTGTGTACTCCATCAATATTTAATGGTTTTCTGATTCTAGATACATATTATGGAGAAAGCAGAAGTAAGAAACCAAACGCCCATCGTGCAATTCATCCTTTTAGGATTTGGGAATGACCCTGAACTGCAGCTCCTTcttttcctgctgtttctagtgatctacattgtgaccgTCGCTGCAAACATCCTCTTTGTTGTGCTAGTTGTGACTAATCAGCACCTTCACATCCCCATGTACTTTTtactggggaacttgtcctgcctggagatctgctacacctctgccatcctgcccaggctgctggccagtctgctgactggggacagaaccatttctgttaaGGGCTGCATTGTGCAATTATATTTCTTTGGTATCCTGTCAAATACAGAAAATCTGCTGCTCACGgcaatgtcttatgatcggtatttagcgatatgCAATCCACTCCGTTATGGTGCTCTGGTGAATGGCAGGGTTTGTTGGCAGCTTGTGGCAGGGTCCTGGATAAGTAGCTTTCTGCTCTGCACCAtagtaaacattttctttttccaattaACGTTCTGTGATTCTAaagaaattgaccatttcttttgcgATTTTTCACCCATGATAAAGTTGTCCTGTGTCGACACTCAGACTCTAGAACTGTTGACATTTATTATCTCTGTAATAGGGACATTTGTGCCCTTTCTTCTGACTCTGACATCCTACATTTGTATCATAatcaccatcctgagaatcccttccagtGTCGGGAGGCAAAagaccttttccacctgctcctctcacctcatcgtGCTTGCAGTTTTGTATGTGACCGTATTAACTGTCTATGTAATTCCAACCGCCAATGTACCCAAGGTCCTACACAAAAtcttctctgtcttctacacagtcctgactcccatgaTCAACCCtgtcatctacagcctgagaaacaaggaggtcAATGAGTCCCTAAGAAAATCTATTCTTAAACTAGTAGCTTAGAGAAACATTATTCTTAAACTAGTAGCTTAGAGAAACAGGCATAGAATGTGAAAGTATACATTTTAGCATATAATAAAATAGAGATGAACTGACATAGTTTCTTATTTGAGTCCAAGTCCGTGAGAACAGGGTTACCCCTTTTTAACCTtacttcatatttttttctttctttctctctctctttctcttcttgtTACTCTGCTACCTTTTGAGCATTCATCTTTCATACATTTAATACACATTTCTTTTATACAAAACTTCATACTGTAAGAAGCATTCTTGATGAAAATTGGGCTTTTTTCCAAACTCACTTTTCAGTAAAGCACTCTGGTTCATTCATCCGTACATGAACACTAATGTCCAAATTCTGCAAGGAGCTTACTATCTTTTGAGTGGTTCTGGGTCTCTtccactcccactgaagccagtgacatTCATTCTCCATTTTTTTAGGATCCTCCATTTTCATTTATGCCTCCAAATAGTAGGTGAAAAATGTTGCCGCCACAGTGAGTAGAGAACTTTGATTGAGCAGTATTCTCTGCAGATCTGTAACTGGGTAAACAAAAAGTGAAAGTCTGTGGAGGTTTGGGAGTCTCAGTGTCCTGCCATGTGAAATTTCCTTCCTGTTTATACACCTTTTCAGGGTCAAGGCAACATTAAAATGTCTATATTTATATCAATAGTGGCATAGATATCATTACAGATATATGAAATACAAACATAAGATGTATGGCCAAAATGTTCATAGCTCATAAGATCTgattttcctccccccacccaaataaaaagaaaggaatgaATTAATATGAATAGGAAATGAGCACCAAAAAACACTAGGCAACTTTGCAAATCTCAGCCTAGATATTGTCACACGGGCCTCCCTCGTCCCAGATAGAAATACACTTACACATAAAAATATTTACCACCAAAATCTGACCCAAAAAATGAATTAAAGAACCAAATTTTACTGAGTATCCCTGTTATTTTTGATCTTCCTCCAAATTTTTGGGGCCTGTTTTTTACCAAAAAATATTGTCATTCCCCTGTTCTCCTTGTAACTGGTTAGGTACCCATTGCTCTCCTGACCACCAACCCCACCCTCCTGTTGTCCCCTGATGAAAGGCCATGTGGGGTgtgtgacactacaccccatattcttcatggaGATATTGTTATAATATGAATTTGGCATAACTAAGACATGTTTTATGCAATATGggtcttgtgagatatcattggaaaggttattaCTTACTGATTCTGATTAACTAATATATATGTTTGTGTCCTTCTTGTATCTGAAGCAATCCCATGATATACATAAGTGATAAAAATGCTGGACATTGCTAACCTAGATGAGATTCACATGGGCTTGAATCTTTACCTCATCTAAATGACTTTTGTTTTACATTGGTTTAAGTTACAGGAGAAGCTGGACTATTGAATTTAGTGAATTTTTCatagaatgaaatattttaaggCCAGTGGGGACCTTTAGGGCAATCCAATCTGTAGAATCTCAGCTGGTGGTTTCTCAATAAAACCCAGAAAGTTCAGCTGAACATGAGGATACTTTTCAGAGAGATATCACATTCCCAGAGATAGTACATAGATTCAAAGACCAGAAGGGATGATtctgatcatctggtctgatctcctgtacaGCACACATGCATGGGGCCTCCACGGGAGGAGGCCAAGTGGGGGTGGGCCTCAGGGCAAAGCAGGGGGAATGGCCCTCAACTTTGAGGGAGCTTCTGGTGCTCAAGCCCAGTTTCTTCAAAAGTGAGagtctcagccccccccccccttctgttTCTCACCCACCCTGAAGAGCCAAGATAGAAGGATGAGAGCTGGTTGCAGATTTTCTCAGGGAAGAGTTTTCAATTGTAAAGTGCTGATTCGACAGCAATTGAAACCTTCCACAGAAACATGGTGATTCCACAGAAGTTTTCACTGGAAAACAGGAAGTCTGGATGGCCAGTCTGGGTTCCTGCCAGCTTGTCCCCACACTCCTCTCTAGGCTTCCAGACTCCTTGGCAGGATGTCTGGTGGGCTTCAGAGGAGCCCAGGCTCCCAAGCTTTCTGGACTTCTAAGTTTTCCAACATCTTGGCATCCTGGAGATGGGCTGCTTGAGAACTAGGGAGCCTTGGACAGTGTGGCTTGAAACTTTAAGGAAAATCTATTTTGGTTCTTCTTCAATGGACTTTTGTGGAAATATCTCTCCCAAGGGATGGACATTCcagttcccacccagctctaagaATAATGGCCCTTGTTTATCTTCACTACAAGGACTGCTTCCTGTCAGGGCTCTGCCTAGAGCCTGATACCTGCCAAAAGGGCCACTCTGGTCTAATACCTTAGTCCTCAGAGGATGCATCTGTGAGCTTCCACCGATGAGTCTTCCTGGGCAGGGGGAAGACAGCTGAAAAACTCCAGTTTGAGACACAAAGAAGTCCTTAGCCAACTGAGGCAATGGTCCCTTTCTCAGAGGTAGGCCCCAGAATCTGAGCTGGCTTGCCTTCTAAACAAATGGAACTAAGGAAGAACTAGGAGTAGAAAGAGATGGCTCTCACTCCATTTAAAGTGAAACTTCTTTGGCATGGCATGGGGTGAAAAGCAGGGCAGAATTTGTGGCACTACTTTTGACTAGCAGGTACAGTCCCTAGTGCTGGAACTAGTCTTAAACCTGAAGCTTGCATTTGGCTTCTTCTCAATCAGGAatcactcatagaatcataggcttggaagggacctcaggaggtcatctagtccaacacgctgctcaaagcaggaccaatctccagatttTTACCcgagttccccaaatggccccttcaaggattgaactcacaacccctgggtttagcaggccaatgctcaaaacactgagctatcctaCCCACCTTATAGCTGAGTTATATTAATCTAAGGGACATGATACTTCTTCTTTCCCCTCTGCTACCATTTCATcatcttcctccttctctttttcttcttttgatgATGATGAAGCTACTAGGTTCAATGTAAATACTTCATTGGAAAGACTTTACTGGGATATTATGTACATTTGTGGCCTTCATACCTCAAAAAGGACAGTGATACATGAataggggtcagagaagagccaggaaacataacctgtttagcttatcctAGAGAAAGGAAAGAGGTGACATGTTCATGGGCTGCTGGGAAGATAGTTTCTGATAGTAGAGGGCTCTTCAGCAGATAAAGGAATAATAAGATCCAATGGCtataagttgaagctagatacattcaggatagaaataaggcacaagtttaaatcatagaatctcagggttggaagggacctcaggaggtcatctagtccaaccccctctcaaagcagaaccaatccccagctaaatcatcccagccaggactttgtcaagactaaccttaaaaacctctaaggaaggagattccaccacctccctaagtaacccattccagggcttcaccaccctcctagtgaaaaagcttttcctaatatccaacctaaacctcccgtgTAATTAGTGCATGTAATTCAATATTAGAGCAATTCACCAAGGCGTGTAGTAAATTCTTCTTTTTTTGGAGTCTTTACATCAAGATCTGACaactttctaaaagatattttcTACACCTCGCACAGCGGGGTCCTGTTCCATGACTTGGGCTACTTCACACTacgataaataataatagtagctCAGCCTCATGTTATCATGGATGCAATGAGctggcctgtgttatgccagAGGTCAGGCTGGGTGGTCACagcggtcccttctggtcttaacatCCACAAAAGGTCTATTTAGTAGAGAAGTCTTCAAAGCAGCCCCGCTGAATTTTAGAGCATGCTGCAAAGAAGATCTATGAAATAGGAAGTTGGGGAAAAGCTGAAGGGAGGGGACTTGTGAAGAGATATTTTGTGTTCGTGGGCTGCATGGATTTATCTCTGTACTGCTGGGCAGTTCCTTCTATGTGACTTGTGAGTTCAGTGTCAGGGCACCtaagtccagatttttaaaggtatttaggc
It encodes the following:
- the LOC115638033 gene encoding olfactory receptor 5V1-like; this encodes MEKAEVRNQTPIVQFILLGFGNDPELQLLLFLLFLVIYIVTVAANILFVVLVVTNQHLHIPMYFLLGNLSCLEICYTSAILPRLLASLLTGDRTISVKGCIVQLYFFGILSNTENLLLTAMSYDRYLAICNPLRYGALVNGRVCWQLVAGSWISSFLLCTIVNIFFFQLTFCDSKEIDHFFCDFSPMIKLSCVDTQTLELLTFIISVIGTFVPFLLTLTSYICIIITILRIPSSVGRQKTFSTCSSHLIVLAVLYVTVLTVYVIPTANVPKVLHKIFSVFYTVLTPMINPVIYSLRNKEVNESLRKSILKLVA